The Haliotis asinina isolate JCU_RB_2024 chromosome 3, JCU_Hal_asi_v2, whole genome shotgun sequence genome segment ACCACTGCCATGCCACCAACAGACCCCACAGACTGTCAAAGATGTACAACATGACTAAATTACTTATGCTATCATCTAAAAACAAAGTCCTTATTGAGACAAATAAATCAGCACTTTCATTTACTGCAGCCCGTAAGGGACCATATAAATTTGAAACTCCATGGCTTGATACAAAATGTACTTGTCACAGGCCTGTAGACTTGTGCTTATTTTGAACACTGAACCTCATGATAACCCCTTGAATGTTCTTTTTACATAACCTCAACATTGTCTCACAACCCTAACCTCTTCAATGGGCTTTCCCCAAGATAAACTTTCAACCCTAAACCCTTAAACAGATACCCTTTACCCATCAAAAGATGCCCTTAACCCATCAACATTGCCTCTCGAGGCTAGCTTTCTCCCCTACAAATCCATGAACAGATCAACCTCAATCTAACCCTTAAACTGGCATCCTTCAACCCAAACCAACCCTTCAACAAGCCATCTCGTTCCCTAAACGTAAACCCTAAACTTTCATTCGGCCTTCAACATACAGGTAGAGGGCACTGGACCGTGTACACTTGCTCAaccagaaaaaaacaataaaagacAACAGTGTTAAACTCAGTAAATACAAAGTGTCAGGTGTAAGAGTAAGACATGGTTACAGGGGAAGAGAGGAGGAGAGAAACCATTTGCCACCATATTCAGATGTTCAGAACAGTATACAGTGAGAACCAACTTATCTTGACACTAAGAAATGTACTAGTTACAACTTCTCATTTAATCCATAATTTCTTCCTTGTTAACACCGAAACGGGTAAAGgtgaaaaatgtaaacatggAATTTCATTGACAAGATTAAGACTGCTGAGATTTTTAAGGTTAGATCCATAAGATGACTTTTTGTTCAGGCAGCACAACAACTTGAATCAGGGTGCACGAGTTCATGGAGAGCTTCCAGAGAaatgcagttccactgtacaaacATCCTTTTCCATATTAGCGTGGGCATCATCCTGGCAGCATTCGAAACTGAGGGGGCATCATTGTTAGCAACCATGTCATGATACTAGATCTGTTGTCAAGTTGTAGTCTTTCCCCTAACCAGACATATTAGAATTGCCATTTTTAGatctttttgcaaaatatattaaCTATTAACTTCTAACTTTATCTCTTGTTTCTTTAATAAATTTAAATGATGTTTTCATAAAACTGGTTGCAAAAGATATGAATTTGCACTAGGTTAAAAATGGTTTATGGTTAATaactaaaatatgttttatatatcCCTTCATGTCGAAAATTATGGACTGTTATAATAAGAGTTTAACGTATGGATGAGAGTCTGTTAGCATTCCAAAGTATCAGTTAGAACGGTAGAGGCTTAGAGTAGGGTTATGACAGCTCCATATCTTCATAAGAACATTAACTACCATGGTAGGGGCCCAGTATATGATGGCCATGCTTTCTCCACTATGGGATCTTCAATACCATGGTAGGGGCCCAGCATGTGATGGCCATGTTTTCCCCACTATGGGATCTTCAATACCATGGTAGGCGCCCagtaaatgatgacattgttttCCCCACTATGGGACATACACTACCATGATAGGGGCCCAGTACATGATGACGTTTTCCCCACTATGGGACATACACTACCATGGTAGGGGCCCAGTATATGATGGCCATGCTTTCCCCACTATGGGACATACACTACCATGGTAGGGGTTCAGCATATAATGGCCATGTTTTCTCCACTACGAGACGTTCACTACCACAGTGGTATACAAGGACAACTATTTCCCTCTCTAAGGCACAGGGGAGGAAGAGGACGACTGTACACATCACTAGACTTCAGACACTAAACAAAGTCCCTGACACATTTCATTCTGACAATATCACCCTAAAACAGAGCTTGTAATGCACTAATCTATTTAAGACATGTAAGGAACCATGAAATCTGGAGTTTTCCTGGTTACCAGCATTGACCCgtaacaaacacatacattctACACTTGTTCATGTATTTACAGCAGTACATCACTGTCTTTAAACAATGCGTGTTTTACACATATCTCTCAACAAAGGCCACTTTGAGCTATCAAAGATCAATCTATCACAGGaataagttttaactttcatATATGTAGTATATCTACCCCAAATGCAAGCACTAATGTACATTTAGTAAAACAGATCTTTTCTGGAGACAACATGAACTTTCAACAATTTCTTTCATGTTGGTATTATCTGAAATAGTGGTGTTGGTCTCATGAGACAGAATCATGTTAGCGACATATGTAACTTTGTTTGGAAACATTCTACATGTAGATTTCAATCTTATTATGAAAAAAGTCATTACCAATTGAAATATAGGTGCCTTTTAAGAGAGCTGACACAAGCAGACATCAACAACTTAGATCCATAAATCAATTTCCTGATTGAATAATGCATTATGACCATAAATTCAACAAGTTGAATGAAAGCTGTCTATCCTGAGACAGGCAAATACCTTAAaagcaacaacaataataataatgatgataatgctAAAATGAGGTAAGTTTGAGGTGGTGCTTGTCTGTTGAGGTGGGTCACATGCGTAGATGTTCGTAAAGATGCAAGGCGTAGTACATCTTGTCATGACAGTCCTCGAAACACACAGGACACAGGAACGGTCGGTTGGCATCTCGTGCATGCAGCTTCTGGTGAATACGGTACATAGCATACTCAGAAAAGTAACAATCGCAGTGACTGCACCGAAACAGGCGCCCTGAACTCATCAGCGTAGATACAGATTCCTGATTAAAGTTATCTCCCCCTGAACTCAGTGAAGGACTTGTTGCCGTTGTCCCGGACCCGTCAATATTAAGTGGACTGAGAAGTCGGTGGTCAAATGGCAAAGTGGAGAGAAGCGAGGTCTTATCAGTACACCCACAGAGGTTGACCTGCACCCCGACACTAGCACCACCCGATGTGCAAGTGTGGGAGGATATGTTGCTCTTGCTCTCACTTCCATCTGCTTCATCCTCGGATGTCTCTGCTACTTCAGTAACAGCAGTAGtggcagcaacagcaacagcagcaggaTCCATGGAGTCCTTGGTCACGCTCAGGTTGAGAGCATCAGCCTGAGGTTCTTGACTAGCAGTGTAATTGGAATAGTTAACATTGAAGTGTGAGGTAGATGGATATGTGTGATAAATACTCTCGGGTAAGGTGGCTACTGCTGCATAGCCAGGGTACATGTTACTAGTTGTCAAAGCAGGCGGTCCAGAGTACGCTCCACGTTCATAGTTCAGTGACTTATCTGGTGTTACTGACGCTCTTGCAGTTTCACCTTGTGTTGACCTTGAACTTGATATTTCTGGCGAAGACTGTCCGTGGCCTTGAATCTGCACATTAAGAGGACCCACTGGTACCTTCTGCTTTGAGACATTGTTCTGATTTCCTGAGGAagcacccttctgaacaaaaaAGTCccacacactttcagtgaataTCCCATGGCGGCGGGCATGTCGCCGTAATGTTGAACCACGTGTGAACTTTGCCCCGCACACATGACACTGATATGGTTTTATTCCCGCATGGAGCTTCATATGAGATTTCATGTTATTCTTGTAACCAAACCTCTTGTTACACGTAGGGCATTCATAGGGCTTCTGATCAGCATGGAGCTTTTCATGGTATCTCATGAACGATTTAGGAAATTCTTTCTCACACAGCTTACACCATTCCTTCTCTTTTGAATTGCCTGCAAGTTCAAGCTCCATAGCAAGAGCAATATCTTTGTTGGGATTAGCAAGCTGGTCTTCAGGAGCCATTGGTATTAATGTATTTTCATCTTCTTGGGAACCACTAGCATCAGCAATACGCTCACCTCCTGACGTCCCGAGGTAGTGTAGGGACTCTTTCTCAGACTTAGGCAGGTTGTGCGACAGCAGGTGACTCTTCAGAGTCTGCAACGTGTACAGTGTCTTCCCACAATAGCGACAAAGACATGGTCCATCTGTATGTCTCCTTCGCATATGAAGCCGTACACTGTACTTGCGTGTGAACGTCAGCCCACAAATAGCACAGACGTAAGGCTTTTCTCCGATATGAAGACGTTCGTGTGCTATACGCATTGATACTTTTAGGAAACGTTGGCCACAGAAACGACATGCATATGGCTTGTACTTTGTATGCAGCTGTTCATGTATGTGAAGCTGACGAGGTGAATCAAATGTTTTTCCACAAATACTGCATTTGTTGGCAAGAACAGATTTTGGTGCACGCTCCTCAGATTTGGAGTCACACATAGTATCATTTTCCTGAGCCATGTCCTGATTGAAACTGCTGCCATCTCCAGAGGTACCCTGAGAAAtggattcattatatgaactagtGGCAATCCCTGAGTGATGAGACGATTGTCGCGACACTTGAATGTCCTTGTACTGCTGGTAACCGGCACTGGAGTTGCTGTAAAGGGCATCACTGCTGCCGGCCCTAAGTTCAGATGCTGTGCTGTGGTCCATGTTATCTTTGAACACTAATGGTTCACCCGTATCAAGATGATCTGAGGCAGTCTGGTTATCAGTCTGTAATGATAATGGCGATTCAGAGGAGCGGTCCTTCATTGGAGGAGAAAACATTAAAGCCTGCTGATTGGCTGAATCAAAATCCGGAGTGTAACGTGGGGTACTAAGATCTCCCTGGTTAAAACTTTCAGAATTAGAGGGTGATGGATCTAGCATCTCTTGAGGTTCACCCTTAATCCCACTAACTGCATTACGATTTTGGTCCACAGCAGCAGTTGAGGTAGATGCATATGGCTGGGAGGATAAAGAAGCCAGTGCAAATGAGGTATGTTGACTTGAGGAGACGGTAGAGGTATTTGCTGAAGAGTAAGAAGGAGAGGTTTCAGTCTTTACTGCCGCTGCCGCTACTGCTACTTGAGTTTCGTTCTTTAACAAGCTACCAGCAGCTCGCAACAAAGGACACCGCTTTTCATGATATCGACGAGTTGTGGATCGAGTGAATACTTTTCCACAATAGCTGCACATTCTTGATTTTCGAGGAAACCCGTTTGACACATAACTATAAAGTTCACTGCTGTAATTGTAGCTAGGCATAGCTACACCACTTAACCCGTATGGAAAGTCCTGCATTCGAGGATATGCTAAAGCTAGCGAGGGTGGGGAGGTCTTGTCTTCACGACTGTAGGCAGCTGCAGGAGTCTGCCCAGACTTACCACCATTGGgtaatgaatcataggtatagTCTGGCGGCTTGCTCTTGTCAGGCGGATCATAGGGAAACTCCTGGACACGCGAATATGAAGCAGACTGTTTAGGAGACTCTCCTGGGGCCATAGCGAAAACAGACGACTTGGACTGGGAAGATTTCTCTTCCAAAGACAGGCCATATGAAGCAGACTTGGAAAGTGAGGACAATGCCTTGCTGGGCACAGGGTCGTAGGGGAACTCTGGTACACTGTTCTGTTCTGTCTGAGGAGGGCTGACAGTGGTATAAACGGGCATCATCCTCTGCGATGGGAGGTAGCTCTTGTTAGTGCCACTCATGGTAGCTGGGTAATGTGGGGTGAGGTAGTTGACGACAGGTAGGAGAGACCATTACACGTACTGGAGGTAGATGCTGCATTTGCCTCCTCACACCTCTACCTGCAAAAGACACAGACAAAACACTATTAGTATAAATGCTATTACAGATTTATAAAGCAAATGAATTCTCTATCCAGCCCAGCAGACTGTCATCATTGTTTCACAGATTTAGCCTACATTACagattacaaaaaaaacccacaaatatatacatttcacaCAATTTTCTTTTCGATCAAACACAGAATTCAAATGTTACAAAGAAACTCAATATCAACACAActgtaaagaaaatatattttctactgGCTAGTATTGTTACTGTGTCTTGTAGGTTGATACAAAAAAGTTGCTGTCAGCACTCATAAATATgaggaatataaacaaacactcCTATTTAATCATATGAACAAAGAGTGTTGTCATCATCAATAGGAAAGCTACATGCCAAAGTTCAGCTAATTCAGCAATATATGTCTGTTGAGCCAATGGAGAGCAGAGTCAAAAGCAgtcaaaaaatgtgaaaaatatcatgacatttCATTGCTGGTACATTCTAAACAAAAAATGGCTGACTGATGATCATAAGCAGATCTTTTCTTCTACACGGATGAGGGagtaaatatattcataaccAGAATCAAAActctgtgaaaaaaaatatgatgCCATAAATACGGAAACAAGCATGTGAAATGTTGAAAGTGAGAGGAGAGGTACTCTGAAGGAACTGGTCAAAAGGTAACGTAATACTGGGACGAAACTGAAAAATGTCAGTAATAATCATTACACACAATATATTCTGCACACATACCATATTTCACAACAGCATAAAACAACAGAGGGCATGACATAACGTTGACTTGACTTTCAAGCACATGTGCTAACATGTCTTATAATCATGGTGTACCTACACAGTCTACTGCAGGCATCCATATGGACGAATATCTGAtcatcatatacactatgttacAATACTATGAAACGTAAACATGTATCAAACACTCTCCTCAGACTTTGCTGTTTTTAATTCAGGATCTACAATATTAACGCAATATTTAAGACTAACAACTAACAGGTATTACAATACTGATACTAGAAAGAGTTTAGCTTGCTACTCTTGTTATCTTCCTAATTGTGTTAATATAATCACGTGCCTTCTTTCATGGACATTTTGTCCTTTGATTCATCggcttttattgtttttttattatacAAAACTGCCATACACACATCCTTATCGTTTCGAAGGAGTTTCTTTCGAGCAGGTGGTTTGAGTGAGAATTGTTCTTCCCAACAGGTCTGTGAAGGATTACAGAGCAGCttgaaatatgaatgtgatgTTCACATCATAATTGATGACAAGGATGACAGATGACAATGCAAAAGTCAGGGAGAATGACACAAGCTGACACTGGCCTGGGGCAAACACTGCATGAATAGTAACACATGTCACCAGCCCACATGTGCAGGATAGAAAACACTCGCACAGTTTACTCAACCAGATTTGTGCCACAACACCAATATTTTCACTCAAGTCACTCAAATCAGCTTTGTGCCATCACAACAAAATTTTCATGCAGTTTACTCGACCAGCCTTGTGCTACCACaccaatattttcaacatctcATATATGATATAGTTCACGTCACTACAGAACTATTCTATGCATATCTATACATCTGAGTACACTCTGGTAACACCTCCTGAATAAAACTCCTCAAATGAACTGCCACTATCAAACAAGTGAAACATTCAGACCTGTGTATCTGATTTTAGTATCTTGAAGTTAAACTTCTTAAATGATAAATGCCGTGCCATTTTATTGTTGTCAGTATTTCATTTTGTCTTAACCCAGCATCATGGAATATACACCAAAAAGGAGTAACATCACAGAAAAAATTGCATCATGTTGGCTTTCATTGAAACCAAATGTTGAACTGAGGTGATAAATTTAAAAACTTCAACACTTAAGGATAATCAATCCTGTTTATCTGCCAAAAAACAGATTCATTGGGTGTAAAAGACAAATCAGTCGTAACGTTAAGTGTTTGTGAAATGGGTAGCTATCACACTTCTCTACTAAAATAGTGACAAAGAAAGCACTGAAGCATCATTGCATGTGAAGCCAGGCAATCTACATCTTTGTTGGGTTCTTGTGCAGTGTTGTGTGAATCAGCCTTCTTGTTTAATTTATGCCTTGCAGTTTAACATATTTTATGCATGATTTGGTGGTGATCACATTATCTGGCATTCataggaatatatatatatactcatgcaAACAAACAACTTAACAAGGGAACacttgaaagtacaagtgttcctttattcttttccaggtttcttcacaaggtatgtattgcactgtgggttAAATTCTGCAAATAAGGGAAaatttgtactttcatgtgtttcttTATGTTTCTATAAGTGTATCAAATTATCAGATTTTATATTTCCAACTTTCTAAAAAGGCCGTAACTGGATTTATTTCAGTATTGTAGCTTCATTGAATGAAGACCCAGCAAAAATCATTTTGACAGATCATAAAAAATGTACCCTGCTTGGGCAGCCAGCATCATTTGTAGAGTTTTAGGTCCCTTTAAAGTTATCTACAGCCATGATGCTCATAGTCAGATGTGTCACAGGATGGAAACGTGCAGGTTCCAGTTTTTGGCTTACACAGATCAACACTGCCACACCAGGTCAGGTCTCCAATGGTACTAAGGAAGGCTGAAGAAGTATTCAATTCTCTTTTACTTCAGGGTTGAGTTCCATAAATTGAACTTGCCTGACATCATTGAGACATGAAAGTTGAAGTATCAAGACCACTTTGAGGAATATGGCATGGCATGACTGCAGCACAAGCGTCCTGTAAATGTTTCATGCTGACATATGGCTGCATTCCCATCTATAATGAATGAGCAAATAGATCTATCTGAAAGGcattaatctattattcactaAAGGTTATAATCAGATCTTCTATTTTTGATCAGCCTCTGTGTCAAATACTTGTAAGGCTATATTTCACTTGAAGGTCAAATAGGCCTTTTAATCCTCTGGTAAAGGCATGTTATTTACAGCTCTATTATGTACATATAATTAGTATTAAAGAACATATCATCAGTTTATAAGTTTATTCTTTGAACAGTCTCAACATAGCATAGCCTGGAAAACGAATTATTTAGCCATTAACACTTAACTTCTGTTATTATCAATTCTATATGTCTTCTTGAGACAACAAAAATCCACACTATCCGACTGCTCATACAAAACTCATGATAACAAGCCAAAATAGAAAAATACTGATTCATCTGCAGAATGTTAAGTAAAACATCAAGTGTTATCTCCCTCGTCAGGTCACGAGATGGATCATggtaggtggtggtggtggtcaacGCACTGactgatggatgttgtggttatATGGCAGGTGCCCTCAATCCTGTGCCTCTATACCACTGACCTCCTGCCTTGCACCTCACCCCAACTCCCTCCCAACTTTAAAATGGAATGGTCAGTTCAGGCCAGGCTCCACATTGCTGAAGAATCATaaaggatattatatgagtgcccgTGTTGTACTATGATTATGGCACAAGTGCCTAAATATTGGTATTTCCTGAATGAGAGCAAGGGATATACTGATTTTTAGGCACAAGTCACtaagtgtcgtaaacatagtacgACATGGACACGaacataatattctgtttattacctaAGCTGTCAgtttgaggaaaataaacccaaatctactttcgaGCACAGCTTTGCAACTGCTATCATCACATTTAGAACGCATCCTCACAGAAGAAACATGATGTCACAGCATTGTTCACGACGTcacatcaccatgacaaagaGATATTTTAGTATGAAAAATATTAACCCTGATGCGTTTGTCCATGTGGGTAATAAAAACCAATAGGTCCTATTGTAACTATGTGTACTTTTCACTGCATTACATCTACATGTACATAGATCTATGTTTTACAACAACTGGAAGGGATTGACATATTAGCTAACTGCCTGTTTTTAATGCCATTTAACTTTCATCCACCCACTACTCCAATAAAACAGGTCAAACTGAAACCAGAACGCTGGATTGTCATCTTTTATGAATAATACATTGCAATCTTTAAGATAGATGTACATGCATATACCTTGAGTGGAATGGGGTCATGCATTATTGAAGGCAATGCATTGATTATTACTGTGAGATGCTCTGCAGTTGTAGGCAATGAGTTCATCTGAAGTAGTCCAATGCTGATTTTGGACTAGAGTCAAGAACAATCTGGCATACATCTTTTAAAAGTGAACATAACTCTCTTTGCCAGGAGTGTATGTCTCAAAAAACACAAGTGAGACTGAACTTTGTGCTCATCCTTTATGCATGCATGATGATATGTATAGTACGTCAGTTTTATTGGTCTCACAGTTTATCAATATTCTGCAATGCAAATAGTGTTCTAATGCAAACAATGTGTTGGTGAAACAAAAGTGCTTTTCCAGCTTAGTCTGATTCCAACTTTTCAGCTGTTAAGTTGGCAGAACTGTAAAGCATCTATTTAAAGCCAGTGCCTTTGTTTATcgaacaaatatttttaaaacctATTCTAAAACCTAATgcaaaagttaacatatttttccATGCAAATCTCACAGAATGACCTTGTAATATTATTTTCATCTTGAAGTTAATAAGGACAGGTCTAGATTTACTGCTTAGGATGATGAATAGCTTCAGAGGGATTAAGACTTAAAAGGCTAGTTTCAGTACAGATTGTGTGACGAactaaaggtcaaggtcagactGATCAGCTCACTGGCCCTACAGCAGAACCGCATCTTCACATTCATGAAGAATGTTCCAGGTCAAGTAACGATATTCCCCGGAGCTGAGTTAAAAATGAATGGTTCTGGTGAAAAAACATTAACGTCTAACAAATCATTCAGCAATCATCACCAGCACAAAACAGATTCCACAAATTCAAACTCTTCAACCATGCCTCAGCAAACAAGAGGCAGGTCCATAGTTAATCTGTGAAAGGAGGAAAACATGTACTAGTATTTCTTCATGTTTATGCCACGCTCTGCTGAACACCCTCCAATGCACATCTGGGTCAACCCATGCTGTAGATTTTATCACAATCTGATTTACgacatgtttttttcaaacaaagtCATATCACTATGTAAATTCTGATTTGGTTGGCCAGTATGTGGAATGTTGCATCTCCATGGGTGTTCCTGTTGTAATACTCTCAACATGGGCAATGTGAACTTCACACTGCAGTGAACATGTACAGTTTATGCAGACAGATATTACCTTCAGGTTGGTTAAGAAATCATATGTCACAATGTCATCCCAGGTAACAATTCAGATTTTGATACCCAAATAAAAGAATTTGCGGACATGTGCgacatgaacttcacactgcAATGAACATGTACAGTTTATGCAGACAGATATTACCTTCAGTTTGGTTAAATCATATGTCACAATGTCATCCCAGGACAAGAGTGAGTGCGTTTCAGTTTTacgtggcttttagcaatattccatcgatACCAGGACGGGGAACACCTTACAcaggcttcatatattgtacgcatgtggggaatcgaatctgggtcttcagcattacaagcgaatactttaaccattgTACTACCCCCACCACCAATCCCAGGACATGAAAtcaaatattaaaacaaaaaataaaagtaACTGCCAACAACTGTCAGATATTTAACACGAAAATCCCAAGAGCAGGTTACActagtgaacgctttaaccactaagcctACTCCATTCTCCATTTATTGTAAGAAGGCTTTGTTCTTTGCAGTGTGTTCTTGTGGTGGCCTTAGAATATATACACAATGCATGTCAGGTGTTATGgttttaaaaaattgaatcAGTGTCTGTATAGTTTTCATATCTCTAAAAGATGGAACAGCTgtgtaaacaaaaacaattcgCAACTATTTTATTCTGACAGTGTTATTTGGCTCCAGTCATCTGAATCTGAAAACTAAAAATTCAAAAAGTCCTCATTTTGACTGCATGTTTATCCTGATGTACAAGGCTACTTTGGTGGTTGCATATTCATAAGGCTATAGTATGGCCATATTTATACCATTAAGTGTCACTCAACAGTGCATATGTCACATAATAGGTAACGTTTAACTTTAAATGAACAAAACTGGATGTCACATATGACAGCTGTATATGTCTAATACATATGTTGGTCAAACATATCTCCAGTGTCACAAACAATTAATGGGTGGCCTAGTAGCAAAAAAggcctgggttcaaatccccacatggaagtcatgtgaagTCTGGTTTAGGTGTTCACACCATGATATACCTGGATTATTGTTAAACAtaaacagactcactcactattaaggTATGTCACTAGCCAATTCAAGTCCTATTTCATTCTTCGGCGCTGTTTTGGAAACCTTAACCATGTAGGCTATTTCTGTCATAGATGTACACTTAGTATTTACTAAGTACTAGAGAAATAGTTTCAGGCTTGGTAAATGTCACAAACAGCAAAACGTTCATTCAAAACCAGCTATTCACTTCCTGATGATGTAACTTCAAACGTCCTTGTTGAAACTTTTGGCATTGTAATGGTCTAAGTGATTTTAATGGTTTTATACGGTATAATACTAGCACTAATCTTGATGCATGTCACAACGGAATAGTTCAAAACACATGACAATACTCTACTATTAACAATGTTTACGCATTACCGTGAATATGGTAATTCTACAATATGTTATGTATCTTCTCTGCATATTTTTCAATAACACTGCGTAGTGTTTCAAAACATCCAAACCAAATCAACCCTGTTAACAAACTGTTACTTCAATGTCAGTTATTTTGTGAGGTTTGCATACATATAACAACAATGCAGCAACACAACGCTTTCCATCTCTTCTATGTGCCAGCATCCCTGCATATCTTGCAATTATCATAGTCTAGGAGGCATAAAACTCATTATACAAGTCAGTCTGCAGTTAATGATTACACAAGGACACTTGTTAATTTCCACACAGTACTGGCAAAGGAATGCCCAAAGTAGAATCACAATTTATTGCACCTTGTTTCTCATAAGAAAGTAC includes the following:
- the LOC137278019 gene encoding zinc finger protein 585A-like, whose product is MSGTNKSYLPSQRMMPVYTTVSPPQTEQNSVPEFPYDPVPSKALSSLSKSASYGLSLEEKSSQSKSSVFAMAPGESPKQSASYSRVQEFPYDPPDKSKPPDYTYDSLPNGGKSGQTPAAAYSREDKTSPPSLALAYPRMQDFPYGLSGVAMPSYNYSSELYSYVSNGFPRKSRMCSYCGKVFTRSTTRRYHEKRCPLLRAAGSLLKNETQVAVAAAAVKTETSPSYSSANTSTVSSSQHTSFALASLSSQPYASTSTAAVDQNRNAVSGIKGEPQEMLDPSPSNSESFNQGDLSTPRYTPDFDSANQQALMFSPPMKDRSSESPLSLQTDNQTASDHLDTGEPLVFKDNMDHSTASELRAGSSDALYSNSSAGYQQYKDIQVSRQSSHHSGIATSSYNESISQGTSGDGSSFNQDMAQENDTMCDSKSEERAPKSVLANKCSICGKTFDSPRQLHIHEQLHTKYKPYACRFCGQRFLKVSMRIAHERLHIGEKPYVCAICGLTFTRKYSVRLHMRRRHTDGPCLCRYCGKTLYTLQTLKSHLLSHNLPKSEKESLHYLGTSGGERIADASGSQEDENTLIPMAPEDQLANPNKDIALAMELELAGNSKEKEWCKLCEKEFPKSFMRYHEKLHADQKPYECPTCNKRFGYKNNMKSHMKLHAGIKPYQCHVCGAKFTRGSTLRRHARRHGIFTESVWDFFVQKGASSGNQNNVSKQKVPVGPLNVQIQGHGQSSPEISSSRSTQGETARASVTPDKSLNYERGAYSGPPALTTSNMYPGYAAVATLPESIYHTYPSTSHFNVNYSNYTASQEPQADALNLSVTKDSMDPAAVAVAATTAVTEVAETSEDEADGSESKSNISSHTCTSGGASVGVQVNLCGCTDKTSLLSTLPFDHRLLSPLNIDGSGTTATSPSLSSGGDNFNQESVSTLMSSGRLFRCSHCDCYFSEYAMYRIHQKLHARDANRPFLCPVCFEDCHDKMYYALHLYEHLRM